In a single window of the Tissierellales bacterium genome:
- a CDS encoding ATP-binding protein, whose product MKYFNRKWIGSQIAFGTMIVMVIAIFGVLYFKWNSDTNAEKINRLDRYNLLIELSEESVDDLIYYGDFVAAEKCAKEMLLYPEISGIEVFDNEGKLIISENKDDNIGIEYKSKYTRQLKHRGMDIGTIKIEISDKLSLDRVRDKLFEHAVEMFFIFIVVMFVIIFIGRKVAIQINELERAIDLMASGDYDNPVELDSKNELGNLADKIEGMRLQILESKKRLNSLNLELEQKVESRTEQLIQTNEYLEETLANIEEVQAELIVKNNELELTLDELTDTREELIQSAKLNLASEVVAGVAHEINTPIGIALTLSTHLSQKTKMLEKDYVNQKLSKKRFDQYISVVKEAAETLENNLLRAAELVADFKQVAVDQSGKVKRRFDLKEYMETILANLYPKYKKTKHKIDINIPSELYIDGYPGALSQLITNLLMNTLVHGFENKEEGQISIEGIDLGERVRIIYKDDGAGIDEEIVNRIFDPFFTTKKEKGGSGLGLSIVYNLVTQVMGGTIRCKSKLNKGTKFVIEFDKVQK is encoded by the coding sequence TTGAAATACTTTAATAGAAAGTGGATTGGAAGTCAGATTGCATTTGGAACAATGATCGTTATGGTGATTGCTATTTTTGGCGTATTGTATTTTAAATGGAATTCAGATACAAATGCAGAAAAAATAAATAGATTAGATAGATATAATTTGTTGATTGAATTATCAGAAGAGAGCGTAGATGATTTGATTTATTATGGAGATTTTGTAGCTGCAGAGAAATGCGCAAAAGAGATGCTATTGTATCCGGAGATTAGTGGCATAGAAGTATTTGATAATGAAGGGAAACTAATTATAAGCGAAAATAAAGATGATAATATAGGAATAGAATATAAATCAAAATATACTAGGCAATTGAAACACAGAGGTATGGATATTGGAACAATAAAGATAGAAATAAGTGATAAATTGAGTTTGGATAGAGTTAGAGACAAGCTATTCGAACACGCTGTTGAGATGTTTTTTATTTTTATCGTAGTTATGTTTGTAATAATATTTATTGGAAGAAAAGTTGCTATTCAAATAAATGAATTAGAAAGAGCGATTGATTTGATGGCTAGTGGCGACTACGATAACCCTGTTGAGTTAGATTCAAAAAATGAATTGGGAAATTTAGCGGATAAGATTGAAGGAATGAGATTACAGATATTAGAGTCAAAAAAACGATTGAATAGTCTTAATTTAGAGCTTGAGCAAAAGGTAGAGAGCAGAACAGAGCAATTGATTCAAACAAATGAATATTTGGAAGAAACTCTTGCAAATATTGAAGAGGTACAAGCTGAATTAATAGTTAAAAATAACGAATTAGAATTGACTTTAGATGAACTTACAGATACTAGAGAGGAGTTAATACAATCTGCTAAGTTGAATTTGGCAAGTGAAGTCGTAGCTGGGGTAGCTCATGAAATTAATACACCTATTGGAATAGCACTTACATTATCTACTCATTTATCACAAAAAACTAAAATGTTAGAAAAAGATTATGTAAATCAGAAACTTTCAAAGAAAAGATTTGACCAATATATTTCTGTGGTAAAAGAAGCTGCGGAGACTTTAGAAAATAATTTACTTAGAGCGGCAGAGTTGGTTGCAGATTTTAAACAAGTAGCAGTTGATCAAAGTGGTAAAGTTAAGCGAAGATTTGATTTGAAAGAATATATGGAGACTATTTTGGCAAATCTTTATCCAAAATACAAAAAAACAAAGCATAAAATAGATATAAATATACCGAGTGAACTTTATATAGACGGCTATCCGGGGGCTCTTTCACAGCTTATTACTAATTTACTTATGAATACTTTAGTTCACGGTTTTGAAAACAAAGAAGAGGGACAAATCAGTATTGAAGGAATTGATCTAGGAGAACGGGTCAGAATTATTTACAAAGACGATGGTGCGGGTATTGATGAGGAAATTGTAAATAGAATTTTTGATCCATTCTTTACAACCAAAAAGGAAAAAGGTGGTAGTGGATTGGGACTTAGCATAGTATATAATTTAGTTACTCAAGTTATGGGAGGGACTATTAGATGTAAGAGTAAATTAAATAAAGGAACTAAGTTTGTTATAGAATTTGATAAAGTGCAAAAATAA
- a CDS encoding DegV family protein — MGVKIITDSTSYIPQNLIESMDIEIVSLNVSLEDKHFKEVDISSEYFYGELEKLKAFPKSSQPEIGEMLSLFRDNLSEGDSVLGIFLSSEMSGTYQSALLAKSMILEEFSNGNIEILDSKSNCMQLGWMVLEAAKEAKKGSDLNKCVEKALLMRERTRFVFAPKNLDYLKMGGRIGGASAFLGSLLKIIPILTVKDGKTDVITKVRSSKKAIAKIVEIMKMDVEKFGLGEVVVHHIQNEEMAKLVIKELKSIGIDAIIGEIGAVIGTHVGPGAIGLAYYTKRPMNS, encoded by the coding sequence ATGGGAGTTAAAATAATAACGGATAGCACATCATATATTCCACAGAATTTAATTGAATCTATGGATATAGAAATTGTTTCATTAAATGTTTCATTAGAAGATAAGCATTTTAAGGAAGTGGATATTTCAAGTGAATACTTTTATGGAGAGCTAGAAAAATTAAAGGCATTTCCAAAATCATCACAACCAGAGATTGGTGAAATGCTTAGTTTATTTAGAGATAATTTATCAGAGGGAGATTCTGTATTAGGTATTTTTCTGTCATCAGAAATGAGTGGAACGTATCAAAGTGCTTTACTTGCTAAAAGTATGATTTTAGAGGAATTTTCAAATGGAAATATTGAGATATTAGATTCTAAATCGAATTGTATGCAATTAGGTTGGATGGTTTTAGAGGCTGCTAAAGAGGCTAAAAAGGGTTCAGATTTGAATAAATGTGTTGAAAAAGCTCTTTTGATGAGAGAACGAACTAGATTTGTGTTTGCACCTAAAAATTTAGATTACTTAAAAATGGGTGGACGAATTGGAGGAGCTAGTGCATTTTTAGGTTCACTATTGAAAATTATTCCTATACTGACAGTTAAAGATGGAAAAACTGATGTTATAACTAAAGTTAGAAGTAGCAAAAAAGCAATAGCTAAGATTGTAGAAATTATGAAAATGGATGTAGAGAAATTTGGATTAGGTGAAGTTGTAGTTCACCATATTCAGAATGAAGAAATGGCTAAACTTGTAATTAAGGAGCTAAAATCTATTGGAATAGATGCTATTATTGGAGAAATAGGAGCAGTTATAGGAACACATGTAGGACCAGGAGCAATAGGATTAGCCTACTACACAAAGAGACCAATGAATAGTTAG
- a CDS encoding aminopeptidase, which yields MNQFEKNLEKYAEVAVKVGVNLKEGQGLLLNTSIAALPLARKVQKKAYEAGAKHVEVKISDDEMRLNRYKFGSNQVFEEFPEFIKMSYEKLVEENYTLINVMAPNPELLKEIDPSLVAKDSKTSSEALEGFMKATMTGTVKWNIVAAASPEWAKLVFPELSEKEAIEKLWEQIFKIARIDGENPVEDWKKHDAALKHYSKYLTEKNFEKMIYKAPGTDLEVYLADDHVWVGGSKPDVNGQDFMPNMPTEEVFSMPHYKKVNGTLKSTKPLNVRGQLIDGFGFTFEAGKVVDFYAEKGYEVLEQLLNTDEGARYLGEIALVPDDSPISNSNLIFSNTLYDENASCHFALGRAYPYTLKDGVELDQDGLEKRGANYSLIHVDFMVGSPELKIVGVTHSGEELVVFDNGNWAI from the coding sequence ATGAATCAATTTGAAAAGAATTTAGAAAAATATGCAGAAGTTGCTGTTAAAGTTGGTGTGAATTTGAAAGAAGGACAAGGATTGCTTTTAAATACATCTATTGCAGCACTTCCTTTAGCTAGAAAAGTTCAGAAGAAGGCATATGAAGCTGGTGCAAAACATGTTGAAGTTAAAATTTCGGATGATGAAATGAGACTAAATAGATATAAATTTGGCAGTAACCAGGTATTTGAAGAATTTCCTGAGTTTATTAAGATGTCGTATGAAAAATTAGTTGAAGAAAATTATACGTTGATAAATGTAATGGCACCAAATCCGGAGTTATTAAAAGAAATAGATCCAAGTTTGGTAGCTAAAGATTCTAAAACTTCATCTGAGGCATTAGAGGGATTTATGAAAGCTACTATGACGGGCACTGTTAAATGGAATATAGTTGCAGCGGCATCTCCAGAATGGGCTAAACTTGTATTTCCAGAGTTAAGTGAAAAAGAAGCAATCGAAAAGTTGTGGGAGCAAATATTTAAAATTGCTAGAATAGATGGAGAAAATCCAGTTGAAGATTGGAAAAAACACGATGCGGCACTTAAGCATTATTCTAAGTATTTGACAGAGAAAAATTTTGAAAAGATGATATATAAAGCACCAGGAACCGATTTAGAAGTGTATTTAGCGGATGATCATGTTTGGGTTGGTGGAAGTAAGCCTGATGTGAATGGTCAGGATTTTATGCCAAATATGCCTACAGAAGAAGTTTTCTCTATGCCTCATTACAAAAAAGTAAATGGAACACTAAAAAGTACTAAACCACTTAATGTAAGAGGACAGTTAATTGATGGATTTGGATTTACATTTGAAGCAGGAAAAGTAGTAGATTTTTATGCAGAGAAAGGATATGAAGTTTTAGAACAATTATTGAATACAGATGAAGGAGCTAGATATTTAGGTGAAATTGCTTTAGTACCAGATGATTCTCCAATATCAAATTCAAATTTAATATTCTCAAATACTTTGTATGATGAAAATGCATCTTGTCACTTTGCCTTAGGAAGAGCATATCCTTATACTTTGAAAGATGGAGTTGAATTAGATCAAGACGGTTTAGAAAAAAGAGGTGCAAATTATAGTTTGATACATGTTGATTTCATGGTGGGGTCACCTGAATTAAAAATAGTAGGAGTAACACATAGCGGAGAAGAGCTAGTAGTATTTGATAATGGAAACTGGGCAATATAA